A region of the Nitrospira sp. genome:
CTTGATCGTCCTGACCGGATTCCCCGACACCGACATGGCCACGGCCTTACTGCGACAAGGTGTGGTGGATTATCTTGTGAAACCGGTAGAGGGCGAGAAACTGAAGGCCTCCGTCGCACGTGCCATGGAGCAGCGTGAATTGGCCCATCTCTGAGGGAACGGGCCACAGCATCGCAGGGAGCCAGCATGACGATCATCTCTCCGACCATGTCCCATCCGCAAGCCGACAATCGGGGAATCGAACCAGCTCCCGCCTCGCCTCCGATGAGAGTGGCCATCATTGGGGCGGGGCGGGGGGGCATGGCCCTGCTCGATGTGCTCCATCAGATCAGCAGGATTCAGATCGTCGGCATCACCGATCAGAATCCCTCGGCTCCCGGGCTCACACGCGCCCAAGAGCTCCATGTGCCGGTCTATGACCGGGTGACCGACTTGATCACGCACCAAGAGCTCAACCTTGTGATAGACGTCACCGGTGATCCAGCCATGGAGTCGGTGCTTCGGGAGGAGGTGCCTGCGGGGGCCGACGTAGTCAATGGCCAGACCGCACGGCTTCTCTGGGTACTCGTGCAACATGAATCGACATTGCAAACTGAATTGCTCCATGCAGAGAAACTTGCTGGAATCGGCTCGTTCGCCGCCGGCATCGCGCATGACATGAACAATCCGCTCCAGCTGATTCTGGGTCTGGCAGAAAATCTGACGGACGAAACGGACCTGGAAGCCGTGCACCTGCAGGCCCACGATATTATTGAAGCCGTGAAACGGACGACGGCCATTTGTCGAGACCTTACGTCCTATTCTCGTCGCGCATCGTTACGGCAAGACTGCCTGATTAACGTCAGCGGCAAGTTGGATGAAGCGCTCAAGATTGCTCGCTATGCGGTGGGGCTCCAAGACATTGAAATTCGAAAACTGTATCAACCCGACGTCGTGGTCAAGGGGAACCCCGATGAGCTTCTCCATGTGTTCGTCAATCTCATTACCAACGCCGTGCAGGCCATGGATCACCACGGAACCTTGACGCTGGAAGCCACCGCGATGGCCGACGCGACGCAGATTCGTGTCTCCGATACCGGCAGCGGCATCGCTCCAGAGCTCCTTGGTCGAATCTTTGAACCCTTCTTCACGACAAAACCACCAGGGAAGGGAACCGGATTGGGTTTGTACAATATTAAAAATGTCATCCATCACATGAATGGCACGATAGGGGTCGACAGTCAGATCGGCCGAGGCTCAACCTTTACCCTCACATTTCCCGGTGAGAGGAGCACTCAATCGTGACGGAGACGCCGACATCCTCGCCGTCCGGCACCAGATGGGGGCTCAAGGCGAAAGTCATCCTCTCCATGCTGCTCGTCGGTGTCATCCCGCTCGTCGTCGGCTTAGGGATGGCATTCTGGCAGGGGTCTCAAGAAATCCGGGAAGTCAGTGGGGAAAGCTTTAAAGCACTAGCAACCGAAGCCGCCCGTAAACTCGACCTCCTCCTCGCCGAAGAAATCGCGCACACCGCGCGCATTGCGAATGACCCGGCGATCATTCGAGCGTTGGAGCAACGGCGTGATGCGCGGGGAGACCC
Encoded here:
- a CDS encoding GHKL domain-containing protein; the protein is MTIISPTMSHPQADNRGIEPAPASPPMRVAIIGAGRGGMALLDVLHQISRIQIVGITDQNPSAPGLTRAQELHVPVYDRVTDLITHQELNLVIDVTGDPAMESVLREEVPAGADVVNGQTARLLWVLVQHESTLQTELLHAEKLAGIGSFAAGIAHDMNNPLQLILGLAENLTDETDLEAVHLQAHDIIEAVKRTTAICRDLTSYSRRASLRQDCLINVSGKLDEALKIARYAVGLQDIEIRKLYQPDVVVKGNPDELLHVFVNLITNAVQAMDHHGTLTLEATAMADATQIRVSDTGSGIAPELLGRIFEPFFTTKPPGKGTGLGLYNIKNVIHHMNGTIGVDSQIGRGSTFTLTFPGERSTQS